The DNA sequence AATTAAATTTTATTTGCCAACTTACGGCATTTGAATATTTTTACAACCTAATCTTTCATAAATGCCCCAGGAAACGGAAAACCTAAAGCCCTATATTGCTGCCGAAACCCGTATTGCCGAGTTGACGGTTAAAGCCGTCCTCATCGGCGCCCTATTCGGCATTATCTTCGGGGCTTCCACAGTGTACCTGGCCCTGAAAGCCGGCCTGACCGTAACAGCTTCCATTCCCATTGCCGTGCTGGCCATTTCGCTGGGCAAAAAGATCTTCCGGACCACCATCCTGGAAAACAATATCATTCAAACCACTGGTTCTGCCGGAGAATCAATAGCTGCCGGCGTGGTATTCACCCTGCCGGGATTCCTTTTTTTAACGGCAGGAACAGGCGGCGAAAGCATCGGGAGCCAGTATTTCGCGTACTGGACAATTTTCTCCCTGGCGGCGCTTGGCGGCGTATTGGGCACCCTGATGATGATCCCCCTGCGCCGCTCCCTGATCGTCAGGGAACATCATGCACTTCCCTACCCGGAAGGAACGGCCTGCGCCTCGGTATTGATCGCCGGTGAAAAAGGCGGAGAATTCGCCCGCACCGCCTACCTGGGACTGGGAGTTGCCACTCTTTATGCCATTCTGCAAAAGATTTTCCAGGTAATTGCCGCAACGCCGGGCCTGGTCAGCCGCCAAACCAGTAAATTTTTCCCTTCCGCTACGCTGAATGCCGACATTACACCGGAATACCTGGGAGTAGGCTATATCATCGGACCCAGGATCGCGGGCGTTCTGGTGGCCGGCGGGGTTCTCGCCTGGCTGGGCCTGATCCCGCTTCTGGCCTCCGTGATGCCTATGGAAACGATCGCCGCCCAGCTGGTAAAGCTTGGCTATCTTTCAGATATCGCCACGCCGGGCGGAGCGGGAGGCTGGGATCCGCAAACCCGGACCTTTGCCGACACTCCCGGGGCCATTTACACGGCCTACATCCGGCAGATAGGCGCCGGGGCGGTTGCCGCGGGAGGATTCATGACATTACTTAAAACCATTCCCACTATTATCAGCTCGTTCAGGGAAAGCCTTGGTTCCATTCGTGCCGGGGATACGGAAGGGAAAAAACGTACCCAGGATGATCTTTCCTTCAAAATAGTCATTTTCGGATCGCTGGCGCTGGTCGTCCTGATCATGCTGCTGCCCCAGATACCGGGCGGCACGTGGTATAACAAACTGCTGCTGGCCTTTCTCATCGTCGTATTCGGCTTCTTCTTCGTCACCGTTTCCAGCCGCATCGTGGGCTTGATCGGCACCAGTTCCAACCCGGTATCCGGCATGACCATTGCCACCCTGATGGGAACCTGCCTGATCTTTATCGCATTTGGCCTTACCGGAAGCGCCTTTGAACCTATGGTGCTGGTAGTCGGCAGCATGATCTGTATTGCCGCGGCGAATGCGGGAAATACTTCCCAGGATCTGAAAACAGGATATATCCTGGGCGCGACTCCTAAGTTCCAGCAAATCGCGTTGTTTATCGGGGTACTTGTTTCGTCCGTAGCTGTTGGGGTGACCATCAATATTCTTGACCAGCCCACACCGGATATGGCGGCAGCAGGCATTCAGCATGCGATCGGAACTACCGAATATCCCGCTCCCCAGGGCACCCTGATGGCGACCCTCATCAGGGGCCTGCTTTCGTTTAACCTGGATTGGCAATTTGTGCTGGTAGGCGTTTTCCTGGCGCTGACCATTGAACTTTGCGGGGTCAGCTCGCTGTCTTTTGCCGTAGGCGCTTACCTTCCCCTGTCCACTACCCTGCCGATCTTTGCGGGAGGGGCGGTGAGGGCGCTGGTGAATTTACGGACAAGGAATAAAAAGCAAAGCCTGGCGGAAGAGGAATTAGGCAAAGGAAACCTCTTTGCAACCGGGCTGGTAGCAGGCGGAGCCCTTGCCGGCGTACTCATTGCTTTGCTTAGTTCTTCCGATGCGGTTTATATTTGGCTTGAAAACACGGGCCAGGCCGTTTCCTCGCGCCTTAGTGAATTCTTCGGCAATGGAGGATACCAGTTATTAGGCGTAGCGTTCTTTGCCCTCATGGCAGGGATCCTGTATAAAACGGGTGTCCGGAAACAAGAGGTTGATCTAAAAAAATAAGTAGTAATGAAAAGGTACCTGTTAGGATTCGATATAGGCAGTTCGTCCATAAAAGCAGCTTTAGTGGATGCGGAGACGGGAAAGACTGCAGCCCATGCATTTTCGCCGGAAACGGAAATGCCCATCAGCAGCCCCCGCCCCGGCTGGGCCGAACAACACCCGGAAAGCTGGTGGCAGGAAGTTATCAGCGTAAGCGGCAAGCTGAGAAGGCAGCTGGATTTTAAGCCGGAAGAAATAGCGGCGATCGGAATTTCTTACCAGATGCACGGCCTGGTGCTTGTTGATAAAGATCAGCAGGTTTTGCGTCCTTCTATCATTTGGTGCGACAGCAGGGCAGTAGCAGCAGGAAACCAGGCTTTCGGAGACCTGGGAAAAAAGTTCTGCCTGGAGCATTTCCTTAATTCCCCGGGGAACTTCACGGCTTCCAAACTGAAATGGGTACGGGAAAATGAGCCCCTGGTGTATGAAAAAACGGACAAGTTCATGCTTCCCGGTGATTTCATTGCCATGAAAATGTCCGGCGAAGCCTGTACCACTTATTCTGGCCTTTCTGAAGGCATTCTCTGGGACTTCCTGGAAGAAAAACCCGCTCAATCTCTGCTCGATCATTATGGCATCGATGCCCGCCTGATCGCTACTCCCAAACCAACGTTTTCCATACAGGGGCACTTGCAGGAAGGACCTGCAGAACTCCTTGGCCTGAAAGCAGGCATTCCCATCGCCTACCGTGCGGGCGATCAGCCAAACAATGCATTCTCCCTGAACGTACTGGAACCCGGGGAAGTCGCCGCTACGGCCGGAACTTCCGGGGTAGTTTACAGCATCAGTGACAAAAACGTCCATGATAAACAGTCCCGTGTAAATCCTTTCGCCCATGTAAACCATACGCCGGCGCATAAACGTCTGGGTATCCTTTTATGTATAAACGGTACCGGTATTCTAAATTCATGGGTTCGGAAGAATTTCGGCAGCGATCTTAGTTACGAGGAAATGAACCTGCTGGCTTCCCGGGTTCCGCCGGGAGCGGATGGCGTCAGTATTCTGCCCTTTGGCAACGGCGCCGAACGAATGCTTGAAAACCGCTATACCGGCTCCGTGATCAGCGGGCTCGATTTTAATAATCACGAGCGCGGCCACGTTTTCCGGGCCGCCCAGGAAGGCATTGCCTTCGCTTTCCGATACGGCATGGAACTCATGCAGCAATTGGGCACGGATACCCGCGTGATCCGCGCCGGCAACGCCAATATGTTCCTCAGCCCCGTGTTCCGGGAAACACTTTCCAGCCTCACCGGCGCTACGATTGAATTATATGACACGGACGGCGCCGCAGGCGCTGCCAGGGGCGCCGGTGTAGGCGCAGGAATTTACTCATCTCCTTCCGAAGCCGGCCGGTACCTTCAGCGCATTAACCTCGTAGCGCCGCAGCAATCACAGGCCGGGGCGCTGGAAGAAGCTTACCAGGCATGGAAATTACAATTGCTGGAAAAACTGCAGGCATAAGCAAGACATACAGCGGCCGGATCTTAGGAAAGTAAATTGTTAACAAGAATGAACGGAACTTTCAGGGCATTTGCCCTTATATTTCTTTATATGGGCAGCTCCTGCAGCCAGGCGCAGCAAACCAAACAGGATTATACGCAATACGTAAATACCTTCATTGGAACAGCTCCTCTTACCGATCCTGATTTCATAGGTTATACGCCCCCCGAAGGCTGGCGGGTTTGGGCGGGCCTTACCTACCCCGGCTCTTCCCTGCCCAACGCCATGGTGCAGCTGAGCCCCGTTACCGAATACGGGACAGGCGCAGGCTACCAGTATGAGGACGGAGAGATAATTGGCTTTACCCATACAAACAAGGGCCACTGGAACCTGTGCAATATTCCTATTCTTCCCCTTTCCGGCGATGCCCGCTTTCCTTATGCATCCTCCTTTAGTCATGACCAGGAAAGGGCATCCCCTGCATACTATGAAGTATTCCTGGAAGACTATAAGGTGAACGCAAGGCTCAGTTCCACGCTACGCTGCGGCATACATGAATATACCTGGGAAGACCCTGCCGCCGGCCGCCGGATCCTCTTCGACCTGGGTAAGGCGAACAACCGCGTATCAGACTGGGAAATAAATACGGTTTCAGCTAACGAGCTGGAGGGCTTCCAGCGCGTAGGCAATGATAAGATCCATTTTTATGTAAGGCTGAGCCAGCCTGTGGAAGACCTGGAAGTGGTCCGCATGGGTGAACGGGACGGTTATGCCATCGTAAAGCTGGCCGGCGGCGGGAAAGCGGCCGGTGAGGAAAACCAAGATACAGAAGACCCAGGTACGGAAGGCCCGGTTGAAGAAGCGGCAGGTGAGGAAACTGCTAATGAGAAAGACCTGGCCGGTAAAGAAGGATCCGGCGCGCAGAATGGGCCCGTTCTGCTAAAGATCGGCCTGTCCTATGTCAGCGCAGTCAATGCCGCCGAAAACCTCCGGGAAGAAATAGGATCGAAATCCTTTGAGGATATCCACAGCGAAGGCAGGGAGGCCTGGAATGCCCTGCTTTTGAAAATAGCTATAAAAGGAGGGACTGAAAAGCAGAAAGAGCTTTTTTACAGCTCGCTGTACCGATCATTTCTCTGGCCGGCCCTTAGAAGTGATATAAACGGGCAGTTCCGGGACGTAAAGGGAAAGGTACAACAGGAAGACTTTAATTATTATACCAACCCTTCGTTCTGGGATACCTACCGGAACAAGCTGGTATTGCTCAGTATTGTTTCGCCCCGCGTCACGGAAGACGTGATCAAATCACTCATTGACAAAGGTGAAAAAACCGGCTTTATCCCTACCTTTTTCCACGGAGATCATGCCGCAGCTTTCATTGCAGGCACTTACCTGCGCGGGTCCCGTGGCTTTGACGCGGAAAAGGCCTTCGGCCTGCTGCTGAATAACGCTTATAAGGAAGGCGGGAGCAGGCCTTATATCAGCGAGTATATAGAAAAGGGGTATATTTCGGACCCTGACGTGGAACATCCGCATGTAGAAACCAAAGGGAAGGCAGGTGTGAGCAAAACCCTGGAATATGCCTACGACGATTATTCCCTTGCCCTCCTGGCAGCGGCGCTGGACGATACCCTTCATTACCGGGAACTGATGGATCGCTCCGGGAATTACCGGAATGTATTCGATACAAGGGTCAATTTTATGAGAGGAAAGCTGGAGAACGGTGCGTGGATCCAGCCGTTCAACCCGGAATATCCTTATTACGAATATATGTACCGGGAAGCCAGCGCCTGGCAGGTATCCTTTTACGTACCCCATGACATGCCCGGCCTGATTGAATTATACGGCGGCAAGGAGGCATTTGAAGCTAAACTGGATTCCCTCTTCACACTTCCCTGGAACCCTGACTACATTGCGCGCAACGTTTCCAGCTTCCTGGGCCAGTACAGCCAGGGTAATCAGCCGGATCATGAAGCTCCCTTTGCCTATTATTTCATCGGGAAGCCCGCGAAATCCCAGAGAGTGATTGATACGCTCCTTGAAAATTACTATGGGGTCGGGGAAGAAGAGCTTGCCCTGCCCGGCATGGACGACGCGGGAGAAATGTCCTCCTGGTATGTGTTCGCTTCCCTGGGCCTCTACCCCTACTCCCCCGCTGATCCCGAATACCTTGTATCCGTGCCGGTGTTCGATGAAGTAGCATGGAAACTTGAGAACGGAAAATCAGTAATCATCCGCAAAAGCGGGAAAAGCAGGAAGATGAGCCGGATCCTGGTGAATGGAAAAGAAAACGAGGGGTATTTCATTCCCCATGACCTGTTCCTCAAAGGCGGGACCATAGAAGTACAAACGGCGCCCCGGAACTAATCCCTGCGCGAAGGCAGCAAAGTTATTCACGCAAAGGCGATCATTTTTTCGAAATTAATTTTTAAATCGATTGCACAATTTTTATCTTGGGAAAAATTTATTACCGGGGATGGGTTTTGTAACTTGCAGAAAGAAAAACAAATTGTATGATTGACACTAAGTATTTTACAGGAATCCAAAAGATTGGTTATGAAGGTCCGGAGTCAGATAATCCGTTGGCTTTCAAGCATTACGACGAGAACCGGGTAATTGCCGGAAAGTCTTTAAAAGAACACCTGCGGTTTGCAGTAGCCTACTGGCATACCTTCTGTAATACCGGAGGGGACCCCTTCGGCCCTGGTACCAAAGCCTTCCCCTGGGATGCGAAGGCAGATGCGGTAGACCGCGCAAAAGACAAGATGGATGCTGCTTTCGAGTTTATTTCCAAGATCGGCATTCCTTATTATTGCTTTCATGACATTGACCTGGTGGATGAAGGGTCCTCGGTGGCCGAATATGAACGGCGCCTTCGCGCCATTGTGGATCATGCAAAGGAAAAACAGGCGCAAACCGGTATTAAACTCTTATGGGGCACGGCCAATGTTTTTTCCAATCCCCGCTATATGAACGGCGCGGCTACCAATCCGGATTTTTCAGCGGTAGCTTATGCAGGCGCGCAAGTTAAAAACGCCATAGACGCTACCATTGAGCTGGGAGGCGAAAATTATGTTTTCTGGGGCGGCCGCGAAGGTTATATGAGCCTGCTGAATACCAATATGAAAAGGGAACTGGAACATATGGGCCGTTTCCTGGGGATGGCAAGGGATTATGCCCGCAAACAAGGGTTCAAGGGAACTTTTCTTGTGGAACCCAAGCCCTGCGAACCTACCAAACACCAATATGACTACGATTCAGCCACGGTGATCGGTTTCCTGAACCAGCATGGCCTCGAAAAGGATTTCCAGCTGAATATCGAAGTCAATCACGCTACCCTGGCCGGACATACGTTCCAGCATGAATTACAGGTAGCAGCCGATGCAGGAATGCTGGGCAGCATTGACGCAAACCGGGGCGATTACCAGAACGGCTGGGATACGGACCAGTTCCCTACTGACCTGAACGAACTGACCGAAGCAGCGCTGATCATCCTGGAAGCAGGCGGTTTCAAAACGGGCGGTGTTAACTTTGACGCCAAGACCCGCCGGAACTCGACCGACCTCGAAGATATCTTCCATGCCCACATCGGCGGAATGGATGCCTTTGCGAGGGCTTTTATTACCGCTGACCGGATCCTTTCCGCTTCCCCCTCAAAAAAATGAAACAGGAGCGCTATGCCTCTTTTGATTCTGGAAAAGGAAAAGCCTTTGAAGACGGGCAGCTGAGCCTGGAAGACCTTCGGAACCATGCGGCTGAACAGGGAGAGCCCGCCCTTACGAGCGGCAGGCAGGAATTATATGAAAATATAATAAACCAATACATATAAAAACTCTATTACAATGTCCAAAAAACAGATAAAGCCCGTCCTGGCAACTATCCTGGCAGGAATGGGCCTGCTTGCAACAATGATCTCCTGCACCTCTTCTACGGGCGGCCAGAAAGACGACGGCTGGGTTGACCTTTTTAACGGGAAGGACCTGAGCGGCTGGGAACAGGTGAACGGCACGGCGGAATACCGCGTGGAAAACGGGGAAATTGTAGGCACTACCGTTACGGGCAGTCCGAATAGCTTCCTGGCTACCGACCGGGAGTACGGGGACTTCATCCTGGAACTGGAATTCATGGTAGATTCCACGATCAATTCCGGCATCCAGTTCAGAAGCATTCACGATAGTTCGGTGATGAAGGGCCGGGTACACGGTTACCAGTTTGAACTGGATCCTTCAGACCGTGCCTGGTCCGCGGGGATTTATGACGAGGCCCGCCGCGGATGGCTTTACCCCCTTTCCCTGAATCCCGAAGCGCAGGGAGCTTTTAAGCAAGGGGAATGGAACAAAGCCCGCATCGAGTGCATTGGCAGTTCCATCCGTACCTGGCTGAACGGCGTACCGGCGGCTAACCTTCAGGATGACCTCACCCTGAGCGGCCTCATTTGCCTCCAGGTGCATTCCATTGGAAACAATGAAAATGAAGTGGGTAAAGAGATCCGCTGGCGCAATATCCGGATCAAAACTGAAAACCTTCAGCCTTCGGCGCCCGATGATATTTTCGTAGTGAATAACTTGCCGAACTCGATTTCCGAACAGGAAAAAGCGCAGGGATGGACGCTGCTCTGGGACGGCAAAACCACCGAAGGCTGGAGAGGCGCTCACAAGGAAACATTTCCCGAATCTGGCTGGACCATTAAAGAAGGCGTACTTTGCGTGGAAGAATCCGATGGTGCCGAATCCCAGAACGGCGGTGATATTGTGACCACCGGCGAGTACAGTACTTTCGAACTCCAGCTTGATTTTAAACTTACCGAAGGCGCCAACAGCGGCATTAAATACTTTGTTACCGAAAATTACGACGTAAAAAATGCCTCTGCCATCGGGCTGGAATACCAGCTGCTGGATGACAAGAATCATCCGGACGCGAAAATGGGACGCAACGGCAATCGCACGCTGGCTTCCCTGTATGACCTGATCAAAGCCGACAAGGAAGGGCGCTTCGTACGCGGGCCGGGAGAATGGAACCATGCCCGCCTCGTCGTAAACCCCGACAATAAGGTGGAACACTGGCTCAACGGCAGGAAAGTAGTGGAATACGTACGCGGATCCCAGGAATTCCGCGACCTGGTCGCTATCAGCAAATACAAGGACTGGGAAAATTTCGGGGAAGCCGAAAAAGGGCATATCCTGATCCAGGACCACGGCAACAACGTTTGCTTTAAAAGCATTAAGATCAGGGAGCTGAAGTAAGAAAACCAAAATGACAGTAAGAAGAAGAGATTTTATCAAAACCTCAGCGCTGGCGGGCGCCGGAATTGGCTTGGGCGCGCTTAATTTCCCGCTGTTTGGCAAAAACGCACCGAATGAAAAGCTGGTGGCCGGCATCATGGGAACCAACAGCCGCGGTGGCCACCTGGCCGGCGTGCTGGCCGGAATGGACGGAGTGGAAGTAGGTTATATTTGCGACGTGGAAGAAAAAGCACTAGCCAAAGGCGTAAAGGCGGTGACCGATAAAGGCGGCAAAGCTCCTAAAACCTTTTCCGACGTCCGGAAGCTGCTGGAAGAAAAGGCGCTGGACGTGCTGGTGATCGCCGCTCCCGACCATTGGCATGCACCTGCAGCTATTCTTGCCTGTCAGGCCGGGAAACACGTATATGTGGAAAAGCCCTGCTCGCAAAATCCTTTTGAAGGGGAACTACTTATTGAAGCTTCCCGTAAGTACGATAAGTTCGTGCAAATGGGAAACCAGCGCCGTTCCTGGGATAAAATAATGGAAGCCATCGGGCTGGTCCACGAAGGGATTATCGGGAAAGCCTACTTTGCGCGCGGCTGGTATGCGAATAACCGGGGGCCCATTAACTTTGGCAAGGAGGTTCCGGCGCCACCCAATCTGGACTGGGACTTGTGGCAGGGGCCTGCCCCGCGTAAAAACTATCGCGATAACATCGTACACTATAACTGGCATTGGTTCTGGCACTGGGGTACCGGGGAAGCCTGCAATAACGGGACGCATGAAATAGATTGCATGCGCTGGGCCCTTGATGTAGATTATCCTACCAAGGTCGTATCCGCCGGAGGGCGCTACCAGTACCGTGGCCAGGATGACTGGCAAACCACCGATACCCAGGTGATCAGCATTGAGTTCGGAGAAGAAAAAGCCCTTACCTGGGAAGGCCGCAGCTGCAATAAATTCCCCGTACAGGGAAGCGGCAGGGGTTTTATCGTTTACGGTGAAAAAGGCACGCTGGTAACCGACGGCGGAAACAGCTACGAATTCTATGACCAGGACAATAAACTGATCAAAAAGAAGGAATCATCCGACAAGGCCGATTCAACGAACGTGGTAAGCCCCGGCGGGGCAGGCCTGGATGCCGTACATCTTAATAATTTCCTGGAAACCGTCCGCGGCAACGCCTCACTCCATTCTGATATTGAAGAAGGGCATAAAAGCGTGCTTCTATGCCACCTTGGCAATATTTCTCAGCGTGTGGGCCGCGCGCTTCACCTGGATCCGTCCAATGGCCATATTAAAGGAGACAAAGAAGCCATGAAGCTATGGCAGCGCTCTTACGAAAAAGGATGGAACCCGAATGTGTAAACCCTAATCTTTATAATTATGAATGCTAAGAATACCTCCAGGAGACAATTCATCAGGCTGTCGGCAGCCGGCGGCGCCGGCTTTATGATGGGCGCCATGGGTTTCTCCAAAAGCAGCTACGCACGCATCCTGGGCGCTAATGACCGGGTGAACGTAGGCGTTGTAGGCTTTTCAGACCGGTTCAGGTCTTCCCTCCTGCCCTCCTTCGTTTCATCCAGCAAGGAGCTGAACTTTGATATAATTGCGGTATCGGACATCTGGAACCGCAGACGGGAAGAAGGGAAAGCGCAGATCGCCGAAAAGATCGGCCATTCCGTACAGGCCTGCGTAAACAATGAGGAATTATACAAAATAAAGGACCTGGACGCGGTAATCATTGCTACCGCGGACTTTCAGCATGCCTATCATACGGTAGAGGCCATAGAAAACAACTGCGATGTCTATTGCGAAAAACCTTTCGCCGAGACCATGGCCGACGCCAAAGCAGCGTTGAAGGCGGTGAAGGGCTCTGACAGGGTATTCCAGGTAGGCACCCAGCGCCGTAGCGGCTCCAATTATCACGCAGCCGCCAATTTCATCCAGGATGGGAAGTTTGGCCCTATCACCATCGTGGAAATGTCCTGGAACGTAAACCAGCCCGGACGCTGGCGCCGCCCGGAACTGGTAGCTGCCATCAGGGAATCCGATACCGATTGGGGCAGGTACCTGGTGAGCCGTCCAAAAGATACATGGGATCCGCGAAAATACCTTGAGTATCGCCTTTTCTGGCCTTATTCCTCCGGGATCTTCGGGCAGTGGATGACACACCAGATAGATACCGTTCACTGGTTCAGCGGTTTGAAACATCCACGCAACGTGGTAGCCAACGGCGGTATTTACCAGTGGAAAGATGGGCGCAGCAATGCCGATACGCTCACAGCCGTATTTGAGTACGGCCCGGAAGACCAGCCTGACACCGGCTTCCAGGTTGTCTACAGCTCCCGTTTCCATAATTCGGCCGGGGGCATCAAGGAATTATATTATTCCAACGGCGGCATGATAGACATTGACAATAATAAGGTATCCCCCAACGGAGGATTGCAGGAAAACCATGCAAGCGCTATGGGAATGAAACCAAATCTGCTCCCGGAAATAGAACTGGCCTCCGAGGCCCAGAAAGTGGAGACGGCCGCCAATACCGGCGGTGACTCTCTTACCTGGTCCCATGTACGGAACTGGATGGAATGCGTACGTGCCCGGGAAAAGGCCACCAACGCACCCATCGAAGCGGCATATTCGCATTCTATTGCGCTGATTATGGCCAATGCCGCTTACCGTACCGGCGAAAAAGCGACTTTCGACGAAAAGAAACAGGAAGTCATGGCCGGCAACAAGCTATTCGTTTACTAGTACTTTCGGATAATTAAGAATTCAGCCCCGTTTGGGGCTTTTTATTGACATAAACTCAAAAAATTCAGCACTTTTTTGTTACTTTGCAGGGCAGAATCGTGTTCGTTAACAAAATAAAAATCTCCCGACAATATGAACCCCAGTCAGGCTTTGGAAAATTTCAACCAGGATGTTGTTGCCAAGTACCAGATTTACAATAGCCTGTTCCTGACATTACCATTTAAGGATGTTGCCAATACGGCCGTTATATTACCCTTGCTTGCCAGTCATTGTGAGAATGGTTTTGAAAAGGGAAAAAATCCAAGGCAGATCATTGATGATTTTTTCAGCCAGCATACAGGGCTGAAAACCGAAAAAGAAAAAATTGACGTTCTCTTCCGTTTTATCCAGTTCATTGAACGGCAGGTGGTGCTTTTTGATTCCATCGAAGATGCCGCTTTTTCCAATGTGAATGACCTGGAAGGCGTAGGCAGCCTGCGCTACCTTTTCACGGAAACCCAGCAAAAAAAACGCGTAGACCAGCTCAAGAATAAGATGGAGGACTTCAAAGTCCGCCTGGTGCTTACCGCTCATCCTACCCAGTTTTACCCTGGAGCTGTACTTGGCATCATTACCGACCTGGCGCAAGCCATCAAGGAAAATGACCTGACTTCTATTAACCTGCTCCTTCAGCAATTGGGCAAGACACCTTTTTTCAAAAAGGAACAGCCTACGCCCTATGATGAAGCGATAAGCCTTATTTGGTACCTGGAGAATATTTTTTACAAGGCGATCGGCAATATTTACAGGGAAATAAAATCGCATATGCCCGAAGACGGCGAAAGCGTAACCGTGAACAATATTTTTGACCTTGGTTTCTGGCCGGGCGGCGACCGGGACGGCAATCCTTACGTGGACGCCGAAACCTCCCTGCGCGTAGCCGACAGCCTCCGCGTGGCCGTACTGAAATGCTATAGCCGCGATCTGCGCCGGCTCAGAAGAAGGCTGACCTTCAACCAGGTTGACAAAGTAATTGGCGAGCTGGAAGAAAAGATGTACGACATTTCTTTCCTGCAGAAAGACCCCTCCATCCTCCCGACAGACGAGCTGTTTCAAAAGCTGCTGGAGATACGGGACATTGTCATAAGACAGCATAATTCCCTGTTCATAGATCAGCTGGACAGCCTCATCAGCAAAGTAAGGCTGTTCGGTTATCATTTTGCTACGCTGGATATACGCCAGGACAGCCGGGTACATCACCAGGTGTTGCTGAACATCAT is a window from the Anseongella ginsenosidimutans genome containing:
- the xylA gene encoding xylose isomerase produces the protein MIDTKYFTGIQKIGYEGPESDNPLAFKHYDENRVIAGKSLKEHLRFAVAYWHTFCNTGGDPFGPGTKAFPWDAKADAVDRAKDKMDAAFEFISKIGIPYYCFHDIDLVDEGSSVAEYERRLRAIVDHAKEKQAQTGIKLLWGTANVFSNPRYMNGAATNPDFSAVAYAGAQVKNAIDATIELGGENYVFWGGREGYMSLLNTNMKRELEHMGRFLGMARDYARKQGFKGTFLVEPKPCEPTKHQYDYDSATVIGFLNQHGLEKDFQLNIEVNHATLAGHTFQHELQVAADAGMLGSIDANRGDYQNGWDTDQFPTDLNELTEAALIILEAGGFKTGGVNFDAKTRRNSTDLEDIFHAHIGGMDAFARAFITADRILSASPSKK
- a CDS encoding GH92 family glycosyl hydrolase; this encodes MNGTFRAFALIFLYMGSSCSQAQQTKQDYTQYVNTFIGTAPLTDPDFIGYTPPEGWRVWAGLTYPGSSLPNAMVQLSPVTEYGTGAGYQYEDGEIIGFTHTNKGHWNLCNIPILPLSGDARFPYASSFSHDQERASPAYYEVFLEDYKVNARLSSTLRCGIHEYTWEDPAAGRRILFDLGKANNRVSDWEINTVSANELEGFQRVGNDKIHFYVRLSQPVEDLEVVRMGERDGYAIVKLAGGGKAAGEENQDTEDPGTEGPVEEAAGEETANEKDLAGKEGSGAQNGPVLLKIGLSYVSAVNAAENLREEIGSKSFEDIHSEGREAWNALLLKIAIKGGTEKQKELFYSSLYRSFLWPALRSDINGQFRDVKGKVQQEDFNYYTNPSFWDTYRNKLVLLSIVSPRVTEDVIKSLIDKGEKTGFIPTFFHGDHAAAFIAGTYLRGSRGFDAEKAFGLLLNNAYKEGGSRPYISEYIEKGYISDPDVEHPHVETKGKAGVSKTLEYAYDDYSLALLAAALDDTLHYRELMDRSGNYRNVFDTRVNFMRGKLENGAWIQPFNPEYPYYEYMYREASAWQVSFYVPHDMPGLIELYGGKEAFEAKLDSLFTLPWNPDYIARNVSSFLGQYSQGNQPDHEAPFAYYFIGKPAKSQRVIDTLLENYYGVGEEELALPGMDDAGEMSSWYVFASLGLYPYSPADPEYLVSVPVFDEVAWKLENGKSVIIRKSGKSRKMSRILVNGKENEGYFIPHDLFLKGGTIEVQTAPRN
- a CDS encoding OPT family oligopeptide transporter, with protein sequence MPQETENLKPYIAAETRIAELTVKAVLIGALFGIIFGASTVYLALKAGLTVTASIPIAVLAISLGKKIFRTTILENNIIQTTGSAGESIAAGVVFTLPGFLFLTAGTGGESIGSQYFAYWTIFSLAALGGVLGTLMMIPLRRSLIVREHHALPYPEGTACASVLIAGEKGGEFARTAYLGLGVATLYAILQKIFQVIAATPGLVSRQTSKFFPSATLNADITPEYLGVGYIIGPRIAGVLVAGGVLAWLGLIPLLASVMPMETIAAQLVKLGYLSDIATPGGAGGWDPQTRTFADTPGAIYTAYIRQIGAGAVAAGGFMTLLKTIPTIISSFRESLGSIRAGDTEGKKRTQDDLSFKIVIFGSLALVVLIMLLPQIPGGTWYNKLLLAFLIVVFGFFFVTVSSRIVGLIGTSSNPVSGMTIATLMGTCLIFIAFGLTGSAFEPMVLVVGSMICIAAANAGNTSQDLKTGYILGATPKFQQIALFIGVLVSSVAVGVTINILDQPTPDMAAAGIQHAIGTTEYPAPQGTLMATLIRGLLSFNLDWQFVLVGVFLALTIELCGVSSLSFAVGAYLPLSTTLPIFAGGAVRALVNLRTRNKKQSLAEEELGKGNLFATGLVAGGALAGVLIALLSSSDAVYIWLENTGQAVSSRLSEFFGNGGYQLLGVAFFALMAGILYKTGVRKQEVDLKK
- a CDS encoding 3-keto-disaccharide hydrolase; the protein is MSKKQIKPVLATILAGMGLLATMISCTSSTGGQKDDGWVDLFNGKDLSGWEQVNGTAEYRVENGEIVGTTVTGSPNSFLATDREYGDFILELEFMVDSTINSGIQFRSIHDSSVMKGRVHGYQFELDPSDRAWSAGIYDEARRGWLYPLSLNPEAQGAFKQGEWNKARIECIGSSIRTWLNGVPAANLQDDLTLSGLICLQVHSIGNNENEVGKEIRWRNIRIKTENLQPSAPDDIFVVNNLPNSISEQEKAQGWTLLWDGKTTEGWRGAHKETFPESGWTIKEGVLCVEESDGAESQNGGDIVTTGEYSTFELQLDFKLTEGANSGIKYFVTENYDVKNASAIGLEYQLLDDKNHPDAKMGRNGNRTLASLYDLIKADKEGRFVRGPGEWNHARLVVNPDNKVEHWLNGRKVVEYVRGSQEFRDLVAISKYKDWENFGEAEKGHILIQDHGNNVCFKSIKIRELK
- a CDS encoding xylulokinase; the protein is MKRYLLGFDIGSSSIKAALVDAETGKTAAHAFSPETEMPISSPRPGWAEQHPESWWQEVISVSGKLRRQLDFKPEEIAAIGISYQMHGLVLVDKDQQVLRPSIIWCDSRAVAAGNQAFGDLGKKFCLEHFLNSPGNFTASKLKWVRENEPLVYEKTDKFMLPGDFIAMKMSGEACTTYSGLSEGILWDFLEEKPAQSLLDHYGIDARLIATPKPTFSIQGHLQEGPAELLGLKAGIPIAYRAGDQPNNAFSLNVLEPGEVAATAGTSGVVYSISDKNVHDKQSRVNPFAHVNHTPAHKRLGILLCINGTGILNSWVRKNFGSDLSYEEMNLLASRVPPGADGVSILPFGNGAERMLENRYTGSVISGLDFNNHERGHVFRAAQEGIAFAFRYGMELMQQLGTDTRVIRAGNANMFLSPVFRETLSSLTGATIELYDTDGAAGAARGAGVGAGIYSSPSEAGRYLQRINLVAPQQSQAGALEEAYQAWKLQLLEKLQA